AGTCGAGGTTCAGGTTGGTAATCCCTTCCTGAGTGTAAATCTTTCTGACAAGCAGCGCCAGGAGCTTGGCGAAAACGGTCCGCTTTACGCTACTGCTGTCGGACTGGCTCAAAAACAGACATGATTGATATTAATCTCCTGCCACCGCAAAACGTGCTCTCACAAAAAGAGAAAATCCTACGAAGTCAACTGACTGTCGCGGCTATTATCGGAGGCGTGGTGACGGCTCTAGTTTTAGGGTCATTAGCTCTGATCAACGCTTACTACTCTGCCCGCCTGTCAGCGGTCGCGGCCCGACGGACCAGTCTCACGGCGCAGTTTAATGCTGTTCAAAAAACCGCTCTGGATTTGCGCCTGATTAAGGATAAAATAGCCGGAATTAATTCCATCAAAACTTCCCAGACGCAATTTCCTCCGATTCTGGATGATCTAACAGCCCTGTTTTCCGGAGGTTTTCAGCTAACCCAGCTTTCTGTTGATCAAACGCAAAAGACCAGCTTTGCCGGAATAACCGCCGGGCCGGAGTCTTTTAACACCCTGCTGGGTCGGATTATTGCCGGTCGGGATGCAAACAAGTACGGGCAAATCGAACTTTCCGGCTTACGGGAAAACAAGGACAAGACTTTGAGTTTTTCAATTCAGATGCTTTATGAAAACAAATAATAGCCTGGATTTGAAAAAAATTAGGCCTTATTTTTTCTTCATTTTCCTTTTTGTGGTTTTTGCCGCCGAGCTTGGGGTTCTGGTGATCTTTGCTCCGTCGTTGTATTCGACAATTCTTTCGGCCCGGGCGTCTTTGGCCGCACAGACGGCGGAAGTCAACACTCTTTCTGACCTAGTGACAGCTCTTAACCAGACAGACCCCGCTAATTTAGCGGCTCTGCAAAAGAAAGTGACGGCTGCTTTGCCGGATGAGAAAAAAACTGCCGGGGTGGTGACGGGCTTAACTCGCCTGGCTTCGAGTTCCGGAGTGGTGGTTAACAGCCTGGAATTTTCCCCGGGACTGATTTCTACCGGTTCAGCAACGGCGGTCGTGACAAATACTTCCGGCGAAATAGTCTTAGGTGGCGGTGTTAAAGCCATTCCGGCCCAGTTGACGGTTACGGCTGATGTTCCGGCTGTCTCTCGTTTTTTGGCGGACTTGGCCAAATCCAGCCAGATGATCGGGGTAACCAGCGTTGAATACACTCATTCCGGTCCCAAGACAAGCACCGCCCTGGGACTTTTACTTTATTTTCAACCGCCAAAAGAAGGGGCCGTTACTCCCAAACAAGTTCAGCCTTTAACTTCCCAGGAGGTTGGTTTAGCCCAGAGTTTGCCGCAGGAGGATATTTTTACTGTTGCGCCAGAGTAACATTAACCCTGGTGTTTTGTTTCACGGCCAAAATACGCACCAGGTCGCGGATGGCTTTAATAATCCGGCCGCCCTTACCAATGACTTTGCCCATGTCCGGTTGAGCCACGGTCAGATTTAAATTTACAAAGCCTTCATTGTTGATTTCTTCCACGGCCACGGCTTCCGGCTCATCAACGATATTTTTAACCAGATATTCTAAAAGGTCTTTCATTATTTAGCGTTTTTCCTTAGAAGAGCTTCGACAGTAGCAGTGGGTTTGGCGCCAACGGACAACCAGTAATCAACCCTCTCTTTTTTCAGTTCCAGTTTGTTGTCAGGGCTATGCGGATCATAGGTTCCCACAATTTCCCGGGCTTTCCCGTCTCTTTTGAGGTGTTCATCAATGGCAATAAGACGGTAAACGGGGTTTCCGGTTTTGCCAAATCTGGATAGTCTAAGTTTTACAGCCATGGAGTGATTTTACTATTTCCGCAGCCTTGATGCAATCACCGTCTAGTTTTTCAAATTAATATAGCAGTTAGATGAACAGGAAGGTGAAATGTTACTCCCCACCACTGTACCATAGACATCGCCCCCTTGCACCTGCCACCAGGGGGGCGGTACCACCTGGATATTGGCCGTGGTGGCTGAGCACTGGGCACCGCCGGGGGTTAAAGTGGCGGTGGCGGTCACGGCGGCTGTTTGGGGGCTAGTCACTTTGACGGCGGAAACGATCGTGGTCGGGTCAGCGGCGGGGTTATCGATCGTAATCGCGCCGGGGTTGGAAGAGACCCACTGAACGGTTCTTGACTGGATAGGGCCGGTGACCACAATATTAGCCGTGATACTCCCCTTGCGGTTAAAGTAAAACGGATTGGGAATGGTCGGACTTAGGGTCATAGTGCAGGTGGGGTTAACCACCGTAATGGGGCTGGCAACCGGGGTCGTAGCGGTGCAGGTGTTTCCTCCGACATTAAGCGTGGCGGTGACGGTGACGGCCGTGCTGCCGGCGTAATTAGCGTGGATGGTAGCTGGATTGGTTGTGGGGGTGGTAATGGTGGCAGCGGCTCCAGAGGTCGGAGTCCAGGAAAAAGTCGCGGCCTGTCCGAGAGGGTTGGTGGTTAAAACGGAAGAAATGCTGCGGTCCTGGCCGGTGTAAAAAGTGTCGGACGGATTTAAAACCGGCGGGGTTAAAGTGCAGGTGGGGGCAGCCACGGTGACACAAACAGTGTTGGAACAGGTATTGGTTCCGGGAGAAAGCGGGGCTGAGGCCGTAAAGCAGGTTTGGCCCACGGTCGTCGCACTGGCCCGGATAGTTACAGTACTACCAGTCGTCCCTCCGGTAAAGTCAGCTGAGGTTCCGGAAGTCCGGGTCCAGGTAATCGTTCCCAGCGTACCGCCGCTGGCGGCAAAATTAGCCGTCAAAGTCCCGGTGTTACCTAACTGAAAGGGGCTAGGAACATTCGTGGAAATGGTATTGCTAGCGCAAGTGGCCGGAGCCGGAGCGGAAACGGTGATTTGTTTAGCACTGCCGAGGCCACAATAGCTCCAGCCGGTGGGATACCCAAAAGGGTTACCGGTGCACCGGCCGTAAGACGCGGCGGAGTTCACCCGGTTGTAGCCTTGGCAATAAACCCAGTAGGTCCCGGGATTTTGGAAAGTAAGTTGGGTGTTAACGGGGTTAGTCAGTTTAAGGCTGGTATTGGTGGTACTGCCGACCGTGCCATAGGGGCCACTGGCATTGTTAGTGGAAGTGGGGCTGGTCCACAGATCGATCATGGTAGCCCCGTTAGCCGGGGTGTTAGTAAAAGTAACCGGCGTGCCGGTAGTGGCTGTTGCCGGTCCGGACACGGTGCAGGTGGGGTTACAGTAGACAGGCTGGTTACAGGCATCAGCACAGTTACTGATTTCGTTACAGGAACCAGCCGGAACACAGGAACCGTCAGCCGGGACCCAAAGACATTGTCCCCAGGCAACATCGCCATATTGCTGTAAAGTGGGGTCGCTGTGGACGGCCCGGGGCGGGCTGCCGGGATTGTTGTAAATATCCTTACACATGGCTTCAGTCCCCACATTTTCCGGCAAAAGGCAAACCGGGGTCCCGTTTAGGTCCAAGGGGTCGCGCCATTCGTGGTTTAAATTTGTTCCGGCCGGCGGGCAGGATAGCCCGCTGCAGCCTGCAGAAGGTTGTAAAGTGCATTTTCCGGTACAAACACTGGTGGTCCCGCTGCACATCTGTTTGGCTTCTGCCGGACTACCACATTGATAAGTTTGTGAATAGTTACACGATTCTCCAGCACTACAACCGTCATGAATAGTGACACTTGAGTTACTGACGCTACATGATCCTCCTACGGGACAGACTCCGCCACCACAAGCAAACCAATCATTAGTCATGGTACAGCCCGCAAAGACTTGGTTGTGCAGAAGAGGAAGAGTAAAAAGAAGTGATAACCAAATAAAAACAAAAATGGCGACTTTTTGCCCCACAATTTTAGAATAGAACCCAGGCTGATGGTTGTCAATTGAGGGTTAGTGGCTAGTATCGTCAGTCCCTGGCTGAATAACGAAGTAGAAATTGTCTGTGGACAGCTCATGGCGGCAACTTGTTTTGACAGAAGCATTGCCATAAAGATCCTTTGCTGCCCCACTGACAGTTAGTTTTTCTAAATCTGAGCAACTGGAAAAATCAGTTGAGGTTGGGCTGCTAGTCGGCATAGGAGAAACAGATTGCCGACCATACTCAACTCCAGCTCGAAGTGTAAAAGGTAAACCAAGAAGTAAGGCGATAAGAATAATATCGCGAACAAACCGCGCATTTTTGTAAGGCCGAAATTCGGGCGATTTCATACCCTATAGTTTAATTTGGTTTGGCTGGTTTGTCAAATTCTCCACTAATGTATTTTTGGCATTTCTTCTGAAATAGTTCCAAATATTCCGGAGCCGCAGCTAAAGATTGATCCTGCATAACTAGTTGTTCGAAATTAGGATCACTTTCACGGCGATCCTGATTATACTTTCTCTCTAATTTTCCATTGTAGTCGCCATGAACGGCGACGCTGGTAATTAAACGCACGACATCTGTCTCTGGTTCTTTGTCTTGAATCCGGCCAAGGACCAGCAGTAGTTTTGAGTCTGGTTGGTGGTCAGAAGCCCCGATCGCATTGGCGGCAACAGATCTAATTAGCGTCATTGCTAAATGAATTTCCCGCCCATATTTATCTTCGTGGCCCATATTCGCATCGTGTAGTTTGTTCTGATCCAGAAAACTGCTGGATGGCTGAAGAAGACTATGGAGTGGTCCTTCTTCCGTTCCCACATCTACCAAGCTGTTGATAGTTTGCGAATAATTTTGTTTGAGCTGTTTTTCGTCAAAGTAAATATCTCCGACAATCCCCGCCGGGATTTTTTCCAGCCAGTTACCATTAAAACCAAGAATCTTGTCCCCGCCTGGGAAAAATTGAAAGTAGTCAAAGAATTTTTCCGGTAGATCCGAAGGAATTTGTGGTGTTTTGCCGTCACGAAAATCAGTCGGGTTAAGTTTGTCAGAGAGAAGTCGGTTAACCGCCCAAAATCCTGGCCAAAGCTCGTTAAACATCTTTTGCAAGGTTTCGTTGGCCTCGATATTGTTATGGTAAGCCACCAGTTCATTAATAATTGTTTCTCTGTCCAAGTTATTGACGGCGGTTTTGCCATCTAGATTTTTCAGTCGGTTGACGCCGCTTTCGAGCCGTTCCAAATATAACCGATCTGGGCCGGGTTTGCGGCCAAAAACCACTTGGGCCCTGGATCGGATAGCAGCGAAGGTTTTAGAGTCACTGATTTGTAATTTTTTGGCATCGTCATCAAGCAGGTCGGGGTTTAGGGGGATTTCGGCCGGCGGAAATAATGATTCTAATTGATCTGCCAATTGGCCTTGAAGACTAATTCCGCCAGCCGCTACGGCAAGAGTCGACAGGAACATAATACCCATGAATTTTCGTCGGCTCATTGCGGCTGGGCCTAATTCTGGGAGTTTTTCAGGAGGTTCGATCAGTCCAGTCGAGAAGTTTTGTAGCTCCTGGCTCGAATTACCGTCTGGCATTTCAATCGATTCTCCTGCTATTTTGTAGGGATGTCAACTTTCCCAACATTGGAAGGCGGAAAATTGGTTGAAAAGATTTTGTTTATTACTTTAAGGTCTCAAGAGCAATCCTAGCAGCCTCCTGCTCAGCTTCCTGCTTACTCTTGCCTGTGCCCCGGGCCAGTTCGCGTCTGCCGGCTTTCACGGCAATGGTAAAGGTTTTGTCATGATCCGGCCCAGTCTCGGAAATCATTTCGTAAGCCGGAGCAACCTTCTCCTTGTTTTGAATCACTTCCTGAAGCTTGCTCTTGTAGTCATAGATACTACGGTCCGCAGTGAGCTTATCCATTTGGGAAAAGAGGTGTTTTTCCAAAAAAGTCTTTGCGGCCGGTAAGCCCTGGTCCAAATAAATCGCGCCCAGCACGGCTTCAAAAGTATTGGCCAAAAGAGACAAATTTTCCCGGCCACCGCCGTGTTCTTCGCCCTTGCTGATTAAAAGGAAATCGCCGTAATGCAGCTCTCTGGCCAGCTTACCCAAAGTTTCCGTGCGGACAATTGCCGAGCGGAGATTGGTTAATTTTCCTTCCGGATACTTCGGAAATTTCCGATAAAGTTCTGTTGAAGTCAGAACCTGGAGAACGCTGTCGCCCAGAAATTCCAGTCGTTCGTTGGATTCCTTAAATTGTGGGTTTTCGTTTAAATATGAACGATGAATCAGAGCGCCTTCAAGCAGAGACTTGTTAGTAAACTTAATACCCAGTATTGTTTCTAGGCTTGATAAATCTGGCATTCAAATTAGTCCTTGTGGTCTTCAATATAATCAAGAATGTCTCCCACCGTTTTCATTTTATTCCCTTTTTCAAACTCCAGGCCCAAATCTCTTTCCAGCCTGGCCAAAAGATCGGCAATTTCCAAATCGGTAGCGTTTAGATCCGCACGAAGATCTGCTTCGGGAGTAACATTTTTCTGATCCGCGCCCAGATTATCAGCAATAATTTTAAGCGTCCGGGCGGGCGAAACCAAAACTTTGCCTA
The Patescibacteria group bacterium genome window above contains:
- a CDS encoding KH domain-containing protein codes for the protein MKDLLEYLVKNIVDEPEAVAVEEINNEGFVNLNLTVAQPDMGKVIGKGGRIIKAIRDLVRILAVKQNTRVNVTLAQQ
- the rnc gene encoding ribonuclease III, yielding MPDLSSLETILGIKFTNKSLLEGALIHRSYLNENPQFKESNERLEFLGDSVLQVLTSTELYRKFPKYPEGKLTNLRSAIVRTETLGKLARELHYGDFLLISKGEEHGGGRENLSLLANTFEAVLGAIYLDQGLPAAKTFLEKHLFSQMDKLTADRSIYDYKSKLQEVIQNKEKVAPAYEMISETGPDHDKTFTIAVKAGRRELARGTGKSKQEAEQEAARIALETLK
- the rpsP gene encoding 30S ribosomal protein S16 produces the protein MAVKLRLSRFGKTGNPVYRLIAIDEHLKRDGKAREIVGTYDPHSPDNKLELKKERVDYWLSVGAKPTATVEALLRKNAK